The DNA window CGAATTTACAGCTACTGCGATCAATAAAGTAAGCAATTTACAACCAAGAATCTCTCTTGAGATCCTAATCAGggtataataaaaaagagataatggtaaaaaacacacaaaaactGTCATTTTTTCGAGAGTTTCACATCTAACCATAAGTTGTTCTTTTTTCCTATCTGAATTATCAAGTTATAGGAATTAAAACGACTAGGCCAACTATCAAAAGTTCCCTTTTCCTTACCTGAACCTCACCATCTTCTCGACTAGGTGTATTTTAATACCATAGATAATGATAATTCAATTAGAAAAATGGACCAACTGATAACTGGAGCGTGAATACTAGTTGATCACAAACTCAATAAAAACGAAAAGAAGTCAAGTACTATTACAGACAGGGCCCAGGGGACGGACGAAAAATTAGTCTTCTAAACATGTATACATATTAATTTTTCTCAATTATTAACACTATCAGTCGAAATTTTGACTTTGCCACTACAAGGTTCCATAAGTAGTTAATACTAATATTTGTATACATAAGAAGAATGAAATAACGAGAAAACATACCTCAAGTCTTGCATAGAGAAATATATAAAGGAGGGTTTAGAACCCCAGATATTGTGGAGAGAAAAAGGAGCAACACACGAACAAGAAATGAGTTGCTCATGAGGCAACTAGAATTCCTCCTtttaactacaacaaaaacgTACGAACCGTCAAAGAGTGGGCCAGGTGGAGAGAGAGAGAACGCAAAAATTGaatgtaaaattattaaataaagaaatttggaaaaaaaatatttttttgtttttaagtgaataaataattttcaaaaattgaagttgtgtttgtcgatatattagaattatttttttgattttttataagTAATTTGTGAAAACATTAAACACCTTTTTGTTATTTCTAAATTCTTTAAAATCAAgtttaattttagaatttttatgATCAAACTTATCTTGCGAAGTTCAGTGACCTCGTGATCTCACTTTTCcttcaaatgaaatgaaaatgaaaatagagATGAAATGCAAATGCTAAATGAAATGCAAATTCAAAAAAGGTGGGCGTTGGGCTGATGGAAATTGGAAACTAGACTCCAACGTTGACTTCATTCTCacttttaaaaacttttacgggtagtttggtagagtgtattagcaaaaataatgcatgtattaactttatgtattagttatattttgtttggtacactttttcatactatgtataactaatgcaagcattagttatacactctattatgtattatggaatgtattactaataccatggatctctaaatattaataatacaaAAGAATTTTAACACTTGCATTAGATTAACTAATAACAAAACTACCTTCTAAGCCTTTATTGAAACATTTTTCAATACTTTTCCACGGTAAACTAATGCTATTCTCAAAACGTAAGCTTTGCAAATTGCAGTAAAAAGCATATAGATTATTGCATTTGTTAAGATTTTTGATACAGAgattatcttttttaataaaatatttttgaaaaattaaaaaatgttgcAGCTCCCTGTGTATTTCAAAGTCAAAACACAATTGACAAAAGGGGTTATAAAGGGGCACAATACAATAGAGCAACTGCTTCTAATaataacaattattattattattaatattattattattattgttattattattattattattattattattattattattgctcCTAGGGAACGAGTTGATCAAAAATGAATATTGAGAACTTGAAATAACTAGTTTGCTGGTGATTGACTTTGAGACAAGGTGAGGGTTAAACGATGAGGTATTCAAATGACTTAAATTATCAACGTTAAATGATTATCTTGAAGTGTAATTATgagtttcaatttatttttattacacTTTTGACATACTTCCAATCATAGAGTGTGATGAGTAAAATTATTACAAATAAGTTATTGGTTTTGTGACTCGAGTCCGTAATTTATAGATATCATAGAGAACTTTATCATTACTCAAGTGCTTCTCTGGATCCTTTCAATGTCAATATGTGgtgcacacacaaaaataacaataaaagtTTGAGTTTTAAATAAACCTCTTTGccaatttttctcaaaaatattttaaagtagtactaaaaactatttattttattttttgggggaaaagaagAACTAATGACGTTTAGCAAAGAATTTTATTGTGATTGTTTTATTAAAGAACCATGTTGCAAAAGAAAGTgcacaaaataaaagaatgtgggggtatttttgtaaataaatatttttttaatagactTTATACAAGACTTGCTATTtccaaaacataaaatcaaacaatgtataagaaataatgcaaccataacacaaatataaatataatcgAACTCTAATATAGATAATGAACATggaacaaaatttgaaaaactcaGTTCAATTTTCGATGACTCTAACCGGCCGGATAGGATTGTTAGTTTATTTAGGCGGTCCAGGAGGAAGACGTATGGAACCTTAGTTCCTTAAATAAGAGTATCTATTATCacaatttaaaaagaataattatcttaattttatataagAAAGTCCGATGATATAGATGGGTGATGAAGCACTTTGGAAAAGTAGTACACAAGTCAATTTACGTGGAGGATATATATTGTGTTCGTTTGGCATGGTCCACACCTAGTCCCAATTTTGATATGCATGAACACAATTCCAAATTCGAAAGTTTAATCGAgaattttaatatgaaatttttaagctttaaaaaataatatttacatatttaaaatattcataaaaatattaaaaatcatgataattatatttaaaatatttaagagtCCATTTAACTCTCTAAATTCAAAACCTAACATATTATTGAAACGGTGACAGGAGGGAGTATATATTCTGATGTACTCCctctgttcacttttacttatttactattttaaaaatatatttttatttttacttatcatttttcatataaaaaacaattattcTTAACATTCGCTTATTACTCAAATTATTTCACAAAATATCTAAGgcttttaaattaattaatatactaaaatatttatattaatgattactttttaaaaatatatataaagttgaaagTGTACAAATAGTTGCCTCGAGTGGATCATTGTGACAAAGATGCGCACTGCGGAGACGTGGAAATTATCGACACAAACACACAATGACAAACAGATTGTCGACTTTGGAGCCtccaattattttttctttctctagaACCTCCCTTTATTTTTCAGTTTCGTACGACactattagattttttttattaaaaatttattttcctgaaatttggagagtaaaagttacattatcataaaaaaatctttattaaaaattgatgataatgataataatagtaaataGGAAAAACTTGTCGTTTATGATACGAATTCGGTAGAATTATGTCGTTaaccttgtatttgtcttaaaaaaatatttttataatgtataaattacaaatttaaaaCCTAGTAATGTCCAGGGGTTAGAATAATCCATACACTTTTAATTTTGAATCCATCTATGTAATGTTAGCCAATAATATAGtttcttttatgaattttttggCACGAAAAAATTGATAGTAAATTAATAATAGTGTTTGTTAGAGGTTTAGAGCACTAATCTACTTATAAAAGTTAAAGAGTTGAGAcaattgtaaatatatataaacgaCTTTAGCTCAAAAGTGAAtgaagttattattattttttgctttcGCCCGATGTCTAGAGTTCATATTGGAGCTCtaactaaatttggattgggtaTTATAGagttaactcaaatttgaaatctCTTATTAAGGATGAAGCAGTTCCAGCACTGCACCATAGAAGTGAATGAAGTTATTTTTGTCCAATttgaaaagaaatgtttttttccTGAAGAATATTATATAGCGATCAAACATTAGAAAATGACTTATTTAGTGAAAAATTAGTTAAGCATTTCTTCCATTTTAATTGACGAGCACAATTAATTTGACTGTCTTGTCAATATCGCATTAATTAATCTAAAATATTAATCTCTGTATTCATCACTAATATTGTTTTAGATTTAAATGTTTGGAGAGAGTTTTTAGCTCAATCGTAAAGTTTGGTTCTACAGGTAATTAACTTTGCATCttccaattaaggaaagtgaCATTAGCACTAATTAAGCTCCTCCACAAAATCATAAGATATTTATGAACCTACTTTAAAAAGAAGGGCAATAATATTGTTCTCTATCTAAGTTTGGTCGATCTCTTTGTTCTATCGAGTACATATTCGATAAAAATCTAAGTTAAGTCCCTTTGATGCCTAACATATATAACGAGTAGCGAATATGCAAGATTTTTATCAACGGGTtcaacatatattatatataaaaaatttcaatgaaGAAGCTTTTGATGAATTTGACTTTATCTTTATAAACCCTCATCATTATTTCCTTTAAAATAGAAGGGctattacattattatttactaagatatttcttgaatatatatatatgtatcacctgtatttttatttcttttggtggaaaaaatctaattttttttgtggattGTAGTTGAACAACTGAAgctcaaacattttttttataggaaGAATCATTTTCTAACCTAACTGTGAGTATatctttaaataaaaattgactttGCTATTCTTTGTTTGCTATATTGGTGAACTACGAGGAACTGTAAGATCAGTGAGAGTTTTctacatataataatatttttagcacTATGATTGGACTATACTAAAATTCTAATATACAATTTGTGTGTATAGGAGATGGAAGTTGAACCCAATCAATAGAGTGCCTTGGAACTTTATTAGTATTACTGGGCTTTTCATGTTTAATCCAAACGAGTGGGAATACTTAGATTCAATTGGGCTTTTCTAATTTAACCGTTGGGCCATATTttgtgaaaattgaaaaacgttgttttgattttcaaagtgaaaaataaaaattgaaactagGATTGTGTCCGATCATGAATACAAATTGGATTTCAAGACAGAACTTGTTGCCAATTGAGAATGTTCACTGACTCTGCATTTAGTACCTTTTGGTCCATATGTTACAAGTGATTGATTGAtgtttttaaaatctaaaattagAGTATAGGGCCAACAATATTATCTATGAGCCACAATTCCATCTATAGTCTTTGCGTTTCCTTAACTATTTACACTAACTTTCAACTTAAACAGATTgggattaattaattaacggaGTACTGAAGTCGAAACGCATGAGAAGTTTTACTGATCTGTAGACATCTCCTCTGCGATTATACAATGGAACACATCGAATCCCAGTCCTCAGCTCAGAAACAGGCAAACATGTTTGTCCTGCAAATTCATCTTCACCAGATGGATCATAATCTTTAACATCAATCCGAAGCAATGCTAGTTCTGGTACACGAATTGGAAATTCAAATTCTTCGTTCTCATTCCATATTGGTATCCATTGATCGTTCACTGTCTTTGTTTTGCGCATTTTATTAGTATCCGCAGGTACTCCTACCATTCCAACCTACATAAAAATTATCTCAATTTGTCAATGCAACTTTTGTTACCATGAAGACAAATGTTCTTTTGGACAAATTGTCAATGCAACTAGAAATGTTGTGCTATTGATTTATGCAAACagtttaacttatatataccGAGTTACTAACTATAAAAACTACTCAGAAAAATCAATCTATTTGATATACAACATACATGCTACATTATCACTACGTGTGGGTGAAAAAATTCTGCATACTGCTAGTGTAATCAGGAAAAATATCGCAATTGAAATAGCTTACCCTGACATAGAAGTCTGGAGGGGAGCAATAATCAAAGTGTCTAAAGTGGAAATCTGCACGCCAACCTTCTCCCATGTATATTTTTACCTGTTTATAATCAACATGGATATTACacatgaaattaattatagtATATGTTATTCTTCAGCAGAAGTGCCAAAAAAGTGGTATTTGTGTGAATAAGTACTACAACAACATGAACACAatataatcccacaagtggagttGTCGGAGTCTGACAAGTAAAACTATATATTGAAGTTTATGAACCTTGAGAGTTTTTTTTATTGGTAAGGCCATGGAATTGAAAACTTCATCACATACTCCATCAGGACTTAGTAAAAAATCTGGTTTTTTCACATAGCCACAGCCTCCGTTGGCCCGAAAAAATCCTTGCATCATCCATAGAAACCTACCGTATCCCTGTTAGAATATAAGTCATATTTTATTAAGGTTCTTTTAACAATATAATCTTGACCCTACcaattcaaaatttctttatttttaatttggagGAAATTGATATGGCAAGTGAGAGTACTTGACCTGCATGTTAAATGCAACCATCTGTGCTCCACGCAGCCATGCAATTAGAGGATCATAGTTTGATGAATCAACGCGTGCACCCTTTGGGTACACCCTTAGAATATTTCGTTGTGTAAATCTGAagtatatatcaaaatattattcatgtattatgcTTCAACGCAATGATCCCACATTTGTGCTCTGATGAAACAAGTAGTAGCAAAGAAAGAATAAATGGAGCTGAAGCTTTTATATTTACCGGATAAGTTGATGGCTATGTTCAGCTACAGCGTCTTCAAGGGCTAGTTCATTCATGCTACAACGTCCAACTTTATTAGAACTTCCATGGCTTCCAAAATTTTCCATACCACCTTTGTGCTTCGTGGCATGGATTGCAATCAAATCTCTATATTTGGGAACTTCGTCTTCATTTCCCTCCTCTAATTGTATTTGCTGCTGGTACTTTGTAGAATATAAGTATCATAAAGAGATTTCATTTACGTGTATATATTGGCaatgtaaataatatttataattttataacgGCAAGTGTACAGTAGTTAAGAACCAAAATTTGAACAtgttaaactttaaaattctgaATTCACCTGTAACTGTAATCAtcttttgaagaacttgacAGCATAACTTATTTATACTGGTGATGTATAGAAGTTAAACTCGGAAAAAACTAACCTTGCAAAACAAGAGCAAGAA is part of the Solanum stenotomum isolate F172 chromosome 8, ASM1918654v1, whole genome shotgun sequence genome and encodes:
- the LOC125873159 gene encoding phosphoinositide phospholipase C 2-like isoform X3, producing the protein MSNGKQHFKVCFCWSRVFKVRGGEIPEDIKEVFESYSMNKIMSMNNLISFLEKEQNEVINVTKKAQKIFNSKHLNVHRRGLTVEAFFKFLLGDNNFVHQSKVHQNMDAPLSHYYIYTGHNSYLTGNQLSSDCSIEPIKKALKKGVRVIELDLWPNITKDDIDVCHGGTLTTPVKLGKCLKAIKEDAFLFSEYPVILTFEDHLHPYPYLQEKVAQMVKSTFGSMLFIPKSDMDVFPSPNKLTKRILISTKPPPKNSPEESDNSKISPTQRGRSENGLNKHIQQIQLEEGNEDEVPKYRDLIAIHATKHKGGMENFGSHGSSNKVGRCSMNELALEDAVAEHSHQLIRFTQRNILRVYPKGARVDSSNYDPLIAWLRGAQMVAFNMQGYGRFLWMMQGFFRANGGCGYVKKPDFLLSPDGVCDEVFNSMALPIKKTLKVKIYMGEGWRADFHFRHFDYCSPPDFYVRVGMVGVPADTNKMRKTKTVNDQWIPIWNENEEFEFPIRVPELALLRIDVKDYDPSGEDEFAGQTCLPVSELRTGIRCVPLYNRRGDVYRSVKLLMRFDFSTPLIN
- the LOC125873159 gene encoding phosphoinositide phospholipase C 2-like isoform X2 yields the protein MSNGKQHFKVCFCWSRVFKVRGGEIPEDIKEVFESYSMNKIMSMNNLISFLEKEQNEVINVTKKAQKIFNSKHLNVHRRGLTVEAFFKFLLGDNNFVHQSKVHQNMDAPLSHYYIYTGHNSYLTGNQLSSDCSIEPIKKALKKGVRVIELDLWPNITKDDIDVCHGGTLTTPVKLGKCLKAIKEDAFLFSEYPVILTFEDHLHPYPYLQEKVAQMVKSTFGSMLFIPKSDMDVFPSPNKLTKRILISTKPPPKNSPEESDNSKISPTQRGRSENGLNKHIQQQIQLEEGNEDEVPKYRDLIAIHATKHKGGMENFGSHGSSNKVGRCSMNELALEDAVAEHSHQLIRFTQRNILRVYPKGARVDSSNYDPLIAWLRGAQMVAFNMQGYGRFLWMMQGFFRANGGCGYVKKPDFLLSPDGVCDEVFNSMALPIKKTLKVKIYMGEGWRADFHFRHFDYCSPPDFYVRVGMVGVPADTNKMRKTKTVNDQWIPIWNENEEFEFPIRVPELALLRIDVKDYDPSGEDEFAGQTCLPVSELRTGIRCVPLYNRRGDVYRSVKLLMRFDFSTPLIN
- the LOC125873159 gene encoding phosphoinositide phospholipase C 2-like isoform X1, whose translation is MSNGKQHFKVCFCWSRVFKVRGGEIPEDIKEVFESYSMNKIMSMNNLISFLEKEQNEVINVTKKAQKIFNSKHLNVHRRGLTVEAFFKFLLGDNNFVHQSKVHQNMDAPLSHYYIYTGHNSYLTGNQLSSDCSIEPIKKALKKGVRVIELDLWPNITKDDIDVCHGGTLTTPVKLGKCLKAIKEDAFLFSEYPVILTFEDHLHPYPYLQEKVAQMVKSTFGSMLFIPKSDMDVFPSPNKLTKRILISTKPPPKNSPEESDNSKISPTQRGRSENGLNKHIQYQQQIQLEEGNEDEVPKYRDLIAIHATKHKGGMENFGSHGSSNKVGRCSMNELALEDAVAEHSHQLIRFTQRNILRVYPKGARVDSSNYDPLIAWLRGAQMVAFNMQGYGRFLWMMQGFFRANGGCGYVKKPDFLLSPDGVCDEVFNSMALPIKKTLKVKIYMGEGWRADFHFRHFDYCSPPDFYVRVGMVGVPADTNKMRKTKTVNDQWIPIWNENEEFEFPIRVPELALLRIDVKDYDPSGEDEFAGQTCLPVSELRTGIRCVPLYNRRGDVYRSVKLLMRFDFSTPLIN